From the Desulfovibrio sp. JC010 genome, one window contains:
- a CDS encoding PAS domain S-box protein, which translates to MKIRSIHRLNNRIRNYLCLFLTIFIASSLCFTLLFFWYVSKEVDNKASTWANYLVERISFLETVVTSRATFDHGMSILRVTPDGEVVNSRPFPLEIKSVADSLIFQEVKNFTPGQSILMRQPDGNCGQIYLIQRLDHSFAIAKVPSESLLPVSPHNTELQIRDRVGNCIFNSENRDFQDSYKLGKLHFSNFHVFSSAKIKVTDFGGFSLTVGKDISTEFYAGLLLILFTAACLGILVKRSAFLTWDLEKNEKDFIRINNLLKKVSASPDEKSTYLPAIEATARKIREVDWDTEARRMSFIENRNYIAATAFFSGKILKLLDEVASHSQQLTQSKQEYHDLVHTARSIILRIDRNGICTFFNEYAQTFFGYSEEEIIGRSVIGTLIPETADGQSELEQLVRDLTDCPECFPVNTNRNIRKDGSCVWVYWTNNPVFDDEGKLIEILCVGTDITERKKMEIELQDTRNYIRNIIDSMPSVVIGLDNDSRITHFNKAAQRLAVVPKGEIEGSEVEEAFPPLTKYAYSITQAIETGIPETGIRTQGMTTPNSYQDIIIYPLNDGMKGAVIRIDDATERVQIDEMMIQTEKMMSIGGLAAGMAHEINNPLGGILQGIQNIIRRVSPDLPANLKAAEKAGCSIDSIVNYMEDRKIIKTLNGITDSGVRAASIVSGMLEFSRKSDSHKAPGDLRKIMDKAATLAAQDYNPQKGYDFKKITITKDYDENLSMAPCTTTEIEQVFLNLLRNSAQAMNDWKDMGKDPEISIKISNERNMVKCTVADNGPGMDENVRKRVFEPFYTTKGPGSGTGLGLSVSYFIITQNHRGVFQVDSSPGMGTTFTIQLPSLKN; encoded by the coding sequence ATGAAGATAAGAAGTATCCACAGACTTAATAACCGCATCAGGAACTACCTCTGCCTTTTCCTGACCATATTCATAGCAAGCTCCCTTTGCTTCACACTCCTCTTCTTCTGGTACGTATCCAAGGAAGTGGACAATAAAGCGTCTACCTGGGCCAACTATCTGGTCGAACGCATATCTTTTCTGGAAACAGTGGTGACCTCACGAGCAACATTTGACCATGGCATGTCCATTCTCAGGGTGACACCGGACGGTGAAGTGGTGAACAGCAGACCATTTCCTCTTGAAATTAAATCCGTGGCGGATTCACTTATTTTTCAAGAAGTTAAAAATTTCACTCCCGGCCAATCAATACTCATGCGTCAACCGGACGGTAACTGCGGCCAGATTTATCTTATCCAGAGGCTGGACCACAGCTTTGCCATAGCGAAAGTCCCATCCGAAAGCCTTCTGCCTGTTTCGCCGCATAACACTGAATTGCAGATTAGAGACAGGGTCGGAAACTGCATTTTCAATTCTGAAAACAGAGACTTCCAGGACTCCTACAAATTAGGGAAATTACATTTTTCCAATTTTCACGTTTTTTCCTCTGCAAAAATTAAAGTTACTGACTTCGGCGGATTCTCTCTGACCGTAGGCAAGGACATCTCAACTGAATTCTATGCAGGGCTGCTGCTTATCCTGTTCACTGCCGCATGTCTGGGCATACTGGTCAAAAGGTCGGCCTTCCTGACCTGGGATCTGGAAAAAAACGAAAAGGACTTCATCAGGATTAACAACCTCCTGAAAAAAGTCTCCGCCTCACCGGACGAAAAAAGCACCTATCTCCCGGCCATTGAAGCCACGGCCAGAAAAATCCGTGAAGTGGACTGGGATACCGAAGCCCGGAGAATGTCATTTATTGAGAACAGAAACTATATTGCCGCCACTGCCTTTTTCTCCGGAAAAATACTTAAGCTGCTTGATGAGGTTGCCTCGCATTCACAGCAGTTGACTCAGTCAAAACAGGAATATCACGATCTGGTACATACCGCCCGGTCCATCATCTTGAGAATAGACCGCAACGGAATATGTACATTTTTCAATGAATACGCCCAGACCTTCTTCGGTTACTCTGAGGAAGAGATTATCGGCAGGAGCGTCATCGGCACCCTGATACCTGAAACCGCAGACGGTCAATCAGAATTGGAACAGCTGGTCCGCGACCTGACTGATTGCCCCGAATGTTTCCCGGTCAATACCAACCGCAACATCCGTAAAGACGGAAGCTGTGTCTGGGTATACTGGACCAACAACCCGGTGTTTGACGATGAGGGGAAACTGATAGAAATCCTCTGCGTGGGCACGGACATCACTGAACGCAAAAAAATGGAAATCGAACTTCAGGATACCAGAAACTATATCCGCAACATAATCGACTCCATGCCTTCGGTAGTCATCGGTCTGGATAACGATTCCCGGATTACCCACTTCAACAAAGCAGCCCAGAGACTGGCCGTGGTCCCCAAAGGGGAAATCGAAGGATCAGAAGTGGAGGAGGCATTTCCTCCCCTGACAAAATACGCATACAGCATCACTCAGGCCATTGAGACCGGAATCCCCGAAACAGGAATCAGGACTCAGGGAATGACAACCCCGAACAGCTATCAGGACATCATCATCTACCCCCTCAATGACGGCATGAAAGGTGCGGTTATCCGTATCGATGACGCCACCGAGCGGGTCCAGATAGATGAAATGATGATTCAGACAGAAAAAATGATGTCCATCGGCGGTCTTGCTGCAGGCATGGCCCATGAGATCAACAACCCGCTGGGCGGCATTCTGCAGGGAATTCAAAATATCATCCGCCGGGTTTCGCCCGATCTGCCTGCCAACCTCAAAGCTGCGGAAAAAGCGGGCTGCTCAATTGATTCCATCGTAAACTACATGGAAGACCGCAAGATCATCAAAACCCTGAACGGAATTACCGATTCCGGAGTCCGCGCGGCATCAATTGTTTCCGGCATGCTGGAATTCAGCCGCAAAAGCGACTCCCATAAAGCTCCCGGAGACCTGCGCAAAATCATGGACAAGGCAGCCACGCTTGCCGCTCAGGATTACAATCCCCAAAAGGGATATGATTTCAAAAAAATCACCATCACCAAAGATTATGACGAGAATCTAAGCATGGCCCCCTGTACGACCACTGAGATAGAACAGGTTTTCCTAAACCTTCTGCGTAACTCAGCGCAAGCCATGAACGATTGGAAAGACATGGGAAAAGATCCTGAAATATCAATTAAAATCAGCAACGAGCGCAATATGGTCAAATGCACGGTTGCCGACAACGGGCCGGGGATGGATGAGAATGTGCGCAAAAGGGTTTTTGAACCCTTTTACACCACCAAGGGACCGGGCAGCGGCACCGGACTGGGACTTTCCGTATCCTACTTCATTATCACCCAGAACCACCGGGGAGTCTTTCAAGTGGATTCATCTCCCGGAATGGGTACTACTTTTACCATTCAGCTTCCTTCGCTTAAAAATTAA
- a CDS encoding glycoside hydrolase family 3 protein codes for MRKLIFLFIFSVMILSGCASKEITSGPSELDVMIGQMVMVGFRGLELNNNNPVVADIRESRIGGVILFSKDCALNSTVRNIAGPGQLVKLTSDLQSHAEIPLFVAVDQEGGIIKRLTGEMGFPETPSAAELGNSGDPQAAYRAGRTIGRTLKSMGINMDFAPAVDVNRNAANPVIAALQRSFSDDPRIVALFAESFIDGLHAEGIFSCLKHFPGHGSSQGDSHLGFTDVTDSWHADELYPFRKIISDNKADMVMTAHIFNERLDRNYPATLSRKTINGLLRRKIGFDGIIVTDDMQMQGVSGEYGFKEGIYRAVKAGADILLFGNNLTFEPGLGTKAASTVKQLVREGKITERRIRQSYERIMRMKGEK; via the coding sequence TTGAGAAAATTAATATTTTTATTCATATTTTCAGTCATGATTTTGTCCGGTTGCGCGTCGAAAGAAATTACTTCAGGACCTTCTGAACTGGACGTGATGATCGGTCAGATGGTCATGGTCGGATTCAGGGGACTGGAGCTTAACAATAATAACCCGGTTGTTGCCGATATCCGTGAATCGCGTATCGGCGGGGTGATCTTGTTCAGTAAGGATTGTGCTCTGAACAGCACGGTGCGCAACATCGCCGGGCCTGGTCAGCTTGTAAAGCTGACTTCCGATCTTCAGAGCCATGCGGAAATCCCGCTTTTTGTTGCTGTGGATCAGGAAGGGGGCATCATTAAAAGGCTTACCGGGGAGATGGGATTTCCGGAAACACCTTCCGCAGCCGAACTGGGCAACAGCGGTGATCCGCAAGCGGCATACCGGGCCGGGCGGACCATCGGTCGAACCTTGAAATCCATGGGAATCAATATGGATTTCGCTCCGGCGGTAGACGTGAACCGCAATGCTGCCAATCCGGTCATTGCGGCGTTGCAGCGCAGTTTTTCGGATGATCCCCGTATTGTGGCTCTTTTCGCGGAGTCATTCATTGACGGTCTTCATGCCGAAGGGATTTTTTCCTGCCTTAAACATTTTCCCGGTCACGGAAGCTCCCAAGGTGATTCCCATCTCGGATTCACCGATGTTACCGACTCATGGCATGCAGACGAGCTGTATCCCTTCCGCAAAATCATCAGCGACAATAAAGCGGATATGGTCATGACCGCCCATATCTTCAATGAACGTCTGGACCGTAATTATCCGGCCACCCTTTCCCGGAAGACCATTAACGGATTGCTGCGCCGTAAAATAGGCTTTGACGGAATAATCGTCACCGACGACATGCAGATGCAGGGGGTCAGCGGGGAGTACGGATTCAAGGAAGGAATCTACCGGGCCGTGAAAGCCGGAGCCGATATTCTGCTTTTCGGCAACAACCTTACTTTTGAACCCGGTTTGGGTACCAAGGCGGCTTCCACCGTGAAGCAGCTTGTACGCGAGGGAAAAATCACCGAACGCCGTATCAGGCAGTCTTATGAGCGGATTATGCGAATGAAGGGGGAGAAATAA
- the icd gene encoding NADP-dependent isocitrate dehydrogenase has product MSTKTVYFIEGDGIGPEVWGAARPIIDAALEKAYSGDKKIEWVELLAGEKAYEATGEYLPQETLDTLAKAELAIKGPLQTPVGKGIRSLNVTLRQVFDLYACIRPIRYFEGIESPVKRPDLVDIVVFRENTEDVYAGIEWSSESPEAKKVIDFMVNEMGAKVDPTAGVGLKPITPAGSKRLVRRAIDYAIDQNRESVTLVHKGNIMKFTEGGFRQWGYDLAEEDYAGKVVKEGEDADGKVVINDRIADAMFQELLMRPEQYSVVATTNLNGDYLSDALAAQVGGLGLAPGVNMGDKLAIYEATHGTAPTIAGKDLANPGSILLSGAMLLENNGMGEAAELIKNAVEKALAAKKVTVDLASQISGAEQVGCKEFGEIILSNL; this is encoded by the coding sequence TTGTCCACTAAAACAGTATATTTTATCGAAGGTGATGGTATCGGACCCGAAGTATGGGGTGCGGCCCGCCCGATTATAGATGCTGCCCTTGAAAAAGCATACAGCGGCGACAAAAAAATTGAATGGGTTGAACTCCTTGCCGGGGAAAAGGCTTATGAAGCTACCGGCGAATATCTCCCGCAGGAAACCCTCGACACTCTCGCCAAGGCGGAACTGGCTATCAAAGGCCCCTTGCAGACTCCGGTTGGCAAGGGCATCCGCTCCCTTAACGTTACTCTCAGACAGGTTTTCGATCTCTACGCCTGCATCCGTCCCATCCGCTACTTTGAAGGCATTGAATCCCCGGTAAAACGCCCCGATCTGGTAGATATCGTTGTTTTCCGCGAAAACACCGAAGACGTTTACGCCGGGATCGAGTGGAGCTCTGAATCTCCCGAAGCCAAAAAAGTAATTGATTTTATGGTCAACGAAATGGGTGCCAAGGTTGATCCCACCGCAGGTGTGGGCCTCAAGCCCATTACCCCTGCAGGCTCCAAGCGTCTGGTGCGCCGGGCTATTGATTATGCCATTGACCAGAACCGCGAGTCCGTGACTCTGGTCCACAAGGGCAACATCATGAAATTCACCGAAGGCGGCTTTCGCCAGTGGGGTTACGACCTCGCCGAGGAAGATTATGCCGGAAAGGTTGTCAAGGAAGGCGAAGACGCAGATGGCAAGGTTGTCATCAATGACCGTATTGCCGACGCCATGTTTCAGGAGCTGCTCATGCGTCCCGAACAGTACAGCGTTGTAGCTACCACCAACCTCAACGGTGATTACCTTTCCGATGCCCTCGCCGCACAGGTGGGCGGACTCGGTCTTGCTCCGGGCGTGAACATGGGTGACAAGCTTGCCATTTACGAAGCCACCCACGGAACCGCCCCTACCATCGCCGGTAAGGATCTCGCAAACCCCGGAAGCATCCTGCTTTCCGGTGCCATGCTGCTGGAAAACAACGGCATGGGCGAAGCTGCTGAATTGATCAAGAACGCAGTTGAAAAAGCCCTTGCGGCCAAGAAAGTAACTGTTGATCTGGCCAGTCAGATCAGCGGTGCCGAGCAGGTCGGCTGCAAGGAATTCGGTGAGATTATTCTCTCCAATCTGTAG
- a CDS encoding flagellin, translated as MSLVINHNLMAMNAQRNLSESYGALGTSTRRLSSGLRVGSAADDAAGLAIRELMRADIKSLNQGIRNANDAISMIQTADGALGVIDEKLIRMKELATQASTGTYNSDQRLIIDSEYQAMASEITRIANATDFNGIHLLNGNMSGENSAHTGAGLKSNGPVKVHFGTANDSAEDYYYISIGTSTASALGVGAGAASNEGKSISTQELAQKSLDALNNAIISKDKIRANLGALQNRLENTITNLSIQAENVQASESRISDVDVATEMTEFTRNQILTQSAVAMLSQANGMPRMAMQLIGG; from the coding sequence ATGTCGCTCGTAATTAATCACAACTTGATGGCAATGAATGCGCAACGCAACCTGAGCGAGTCATACGGTGCTCTCGGAACCTCTACTCGTCGTCTGTCTTCAGGACTTCGTGTCGGCTCCGCAGCTGATGACGCCGCAGGTCTGGCAATTCGCGAACTCATGCGTGCGGACATTAAGTCCCTAAACCAGGGTATCCGTAACGCAAACGACGCCATCTCCATGATCCAGACTGCAGATGGAGCACTCGGTGTTATCGATGAAAAGCTCATCCGTATGAAGGAACTTGCAACTCAGGCATCAACCGGTACCTACAACTCTGACCAGCGCTTGATCATTGACTCTGAATATCAGGCCATGGCTTCGGAAATTACCCGTATCGCCAATGCAACCGACTTCAACGGAATTCACCTGCTTAACGGTAACATGTCCGGTGAGAACAGTGCTCACACTGGTGCCGGGCTTAAGTCCAACGGCCCTGTAAAGGTTCACTTCGGTACCGCTAACGACAGTGCAGAGGACTACTACTACATCTCAATCGGCACCTCCACAGCTTCGGCCCTCGGCGTCGGTGCAGGGGCTGCAAGTAATGAGGGCAAGAGCATCTCAACCCAGGAACTTGCGCAGAAGTCTTTGGACGCACTGAACAATGCTATTATCTCCAAGGATAAGATCCGCGCTAACCTCGGTGCTCTCCAGAACAGACTGGAAAACACCATTACCAACCTCTCTATCCAGGCTGAAAACGTTCAGGCTTCGGAATCCCGAATCTCCGACGTGGACGTTGCGACTGAAATGACCGAGTTCACCAGGAACCAGATCCTCACTCAGTCCGCAGTAGCCATGCTTTCCCAGGCAAACGGTATGCCCAGGATGGCTATGCAGCTCATCGGTGGCTAA
- a CDS encoding aldo/keto reductase translates to MKKFTLNSGAEIPAVGLGTWKAAPGVVGKSVKTALSLGYKHVDCAAIYGNEKEIGEAFAQCFSDGTAKREDVWVTSKLWNCWQAPEDVETALRQTLSDLQLDYLDLYLVHWPVRFIPGVGMPANAGELLPYTDEDMKKTWQALEKMVEKGLVKNIGVCNFSVKKLKNLLDGATIKPTMNQVELHPFMPQDDLFEFCSANGIRMTAYASLGSSDRPPELKEKDEPSVLGNELLGEIAKEKGFSTAQVALTWALERGIVIIPKSTNKGRLAENLAVNSLNLDEDAMKRIASLKNNFRLLTGVWWTDKMMEGSPYTVQGIWDK, encoded by the coding sequence ATGAAAAAGTTCACCTTGAATTCCGGTGCCGAGATACCGGCAGTGGGTCTGGGAACATGGAAAGCAGCACCCGGAGTTGTCGGCAAGTCTGTTAAAACCGCTCTTTCTCTGGGCTACAAGCACGTTGATTGCGCTGCCATTTACGGCAATGAAAAAGAAATCGGGGAAGCTTTTGCCCAGTGCTTCAGTGACGGCACTGCCAAGCGTGAGGATGTCTGGGTTACTTCCAAGCTCTGGAACTGCTGGCAGGCTCCTGAAGATGTGGAAACCGCGTTGCGCCAGACTTTGAGCGACCTGCAGCTGGATTATCTTGATCTCTATCTCGTGCACTGGCCGGTCCGCTTTATTCCCGGAGTGGGCATGCCTGCAAATGCAGGGGAATTGCTTCCCTACACCGATGAGGACATGAAGAAGACATGGCAGGCTCTTGAAAAAATGGTTGAGAAGGGGCTGGTCAAGAACATCGGGGTCTGCAACTTCAGCGTGAAGAAGCTTAAAAACCTGCTGGACGGCGCAACCATCAAGCCGACCATGAATCAGGTGGAGCTGCATCCCTTCATGCCTCAGGATGACCTTTTTGAATTTTGCAGCGCGAACGGAATACGCATGACAGCCTACGCCAGCCTCGGTTCTTCCGACCGTCCTCCGGAACTGAAGGAGAAAGACGAGCCTTCAGTGCTGGGTAATGAACTTCTGGGCGAGATCGCAAAGGAGAAAGGGTTCAGTACTGCGCAGGTGGCCCTCACATGGGCACTTGAACGTGGAATTGTCATTATCCCCAAGTCCACAAATAAAGGACGTCTTGCCGAAAACCTTGCTGTTAATTCTTTGAATCTGGATGAGGATGCAATGAAGCGTATTGCATCGCTTAAGAATAATTTCAGGCTGCTGACAGGAGTCTGGTGGACCGACAAAATGATGGAAGGTTCTCCGTATACGGTACAGGGAATCTGGGATAAATAA
- a CDS encoding rhodanese-like domain-containing protein encodes MNSLDTPLLRFTSEQVYKQSNCITPEHAAMGLWKNYVILLDVRTAEEVRAMHMPFAVHVPLSELPQRAVEVENSFVVPFSGSVFRTGLAWLWLKAVGYSKVLALPYSIENILGHLKPCGINQLGNGHGKYPALEHGVGLINRNLMEDIHMSDLGSVLKEMNFSYLGNGKHCVTGSEFHKLLKVDDVLFLDVRTDEEQLYSKYPWAEHIPLHDLPSRVGELPEDKLIVPFCSSVFRASIAWGWLRAKGFSRVRTLILSTEEISTLIKPTPLIMNR; translated from the coding sequence ATGAATTCACTGGATACGCCGTTACTCCGTTTTACTTCGGAGCAGGTTTACAAGCAGTCGAACTGCATCACACCGGAACATGCTGCCATGGGATTGTGGAAGAATTACGTGATATTGCTGGATGTAAGGACCGCTGAAGAAGTACGTGCGATGCACATGCCCTTCGCCGTTCATGTCCCCTTAAGCGAATTACCGCAAAGAGCGGTTGAGGTAGAAAATTCTTTTGTCGTGCCTTTCTCCGGTTCCGTATTTCGTACCGGGCTGGCCTGGTTGTGGCTGAAGGCTGTGGGCTATTCAAAGGTTCTGGCCCTTCCTTATTCAATCGAAAACATACTTGGCCATTTGAAACCCTGCGGCATCAACCAGTTGGGCAACGGCCATGGGAAATACCCCGCACTTGAGCATGGTGTCGGATTAATAAATAGAAATTTAATGGAGGATATTCATATGAGTGATCTTGGCAGTGTATTGAAAGAGATGAATTTCAGTTATCTGGGCAACGGAAAACATTGTGTAACCGGAAGTGAGTTCCATAAACTGCTTAAAGTGGACGATGTGCTTTTTCTTGATGTGCGCACAGATGAAGAACAGCTGTATTCCAAGTATCCGTGGGCGGAGCATATCCCTTTGCATGATCTTCCGTCCCGGGTCGGAGAGTTGCCTGAAGATAAGCTTATTGTACCTTTCTGTTCATCTGTTTTCAGGGCCTCCATTGCCTGGGGCTGGCTTAGGGCCAAAGGATTCAGCAGGGTGCGGACGCTTATTCTCAGCACTGAGGAGATTTCAACCCTGATTAAACCTACTCCCCTTATTATGAACAGGTAA
- a CDS encoding efflux RND transporter periplasmic adaptor subunit, with amino-acid sequence MQRILFFLIFMLSSSPAFAAEEKAPQMPPAHVATSKSFAGQVAPESSYIGTVYFSETSDVASEVSGKIVRVEVEEGDIVRRGDVLIRLSSDLLNTEIRAAKAAYAESKANYDLAKRDDQRITKLFKSGSVHEGEYDSKRFKAIAMESELASSQAKLRRLQIQLSKKIIRAPFDGIVLKRSVYLGEWLSIGEDVVKLGMNTSYDVVVNVPQDVAQVVKPGLEVGITAGGKDYKGKVFAVIPRGDIASRTFPVKIRIISNNGFKQGMEARVSLPNGLASETVVVPRDAVLTLRGTTMVIGVIDGKAQPFPVQVVGFKGMNAGVRGKGLKAGMDIVTKGNERLRPGQPVVIDNK; translated from the coding sequence ATGCAACGGATACTATTTTTTTTGATTTTCATGCTTTCTTCCAGCCCGGCTTTCGCAGCTGAAGAAAAAGCACCCCAGATGCCGCCCGCCCATGTGGCGACATCCAAATCATTTGCCGGACAGGTCGCTCCGGAGTCTTCTTATATAGGTACTGTTTATTTTTCCGAGACTTCCGATGTTGCGTCTGAAGTGAGCGGGAAGATTGTCAGGGTTGAGGTGGAAGAAGGGGATATTGTCAGGAGAGGCGACGTGCTGATCCGGCTCAGCTCCGATCTGCTTAATACTGAAATCCGCGCGGCCAAGGCTGCCTATGCGGAATCAAAAGCCAACTACGATCTTGCCAAGCGTGATGATCAGCGTATCACCAAACTTTTCAAGTCCGGCTCCGTTCACGAAGGGGAGTACGACTCCAAGCGGTTCAAGGCTATCGCCATGGAGAGCGAGCTCGCTTCCTCGCAGGCCAAGCTGCGCCGTCTTCAGATTCAGCTTTCCAAAAAAATAATCCGTGCCCCTTTTGACGGTATTGTGCTCAAGCGTTCCGTCTACCTCGGTGAGTGGCTTTCCATAGGTGAAGATGTAGTCAAATTGGGTATGAACACCAGCTACGATGTTGTGGTCAACGTGCCGCAGGACGTGGCGCAGGTGGTCAAGCCCGGTCTTGAAGTGGGCATTACTGCCGGAGGCAAGGACTACAAGGGCAAGGTCTTTGCGGTTATCCCCCGTGGTGATATCGCCAGCCGTACTTTTCCGGTAAAAATCAGGATTATCAGCAACAACGGCTTCAAGCAGGGTATGGAAGCCCGTGTTTCCCTGCCCAACGGACTGGCCAGCGAAACCGTGGTTGTGCCCCGTGATGCGGTTCTCACCCTGCGCGGAACAACCATGGTCATCGGCGTTATCGATGGCAAGGCCCAGCCTTTCCCGGTGCAGGTGGTCGGCTTTAAGGGCATGAATGCCGGAGTGCGCGGCAAAGGTCTCAAGGCCGGAATGGATATCGTCACCAAGGGCAATGAACGCCTCAGGCCCGGACAGCCCGTAGTCATTGATAACAAGTAG
- a CDS encoding MarR family winged helix-turn-helix transcriptional regulator, which translates to MNDKYKALDSVLEIAWHFSSCGVDGDCCEDLSFAEFRALQAAVVNRDCSVQKIGEFLGFTKSGATRIVNRLAKRGLVNKERSAADGRVCCVVPTEKGSSVYNDASVFSDSELQKALARLGESEKYTVIKGLGILVQAIKQK; encoded by the coding sequence ATGAATGACAAGTATAAAGCTTTGGACAGCGTTCTTGAGATTGCATGGCATTTCAGTTCTTGCGGTGTTGATGGTGATTGCTGTGAGGATTTGTCTTTTGCAGAGTTCAGAGCCTTGCAGGCCGCGGTGGTAAACAGGGATTGCTCGGTGCAGAAGATCGGTGAGTTTCTGGGCTTCACCAAGAGCGGTGCTACCCGGATTGTAAACAGGCTTGCAAAGCGCGGTCTTGTAAATAAAGAGCGCAGTGCGGCGGACGGCAGGGTTTGTTGTGTTGTCCCAACTGAAAAGGGGAGTTCCGTATACAATGATGCCAGTGTTTTTTCTGATTCTGAGCTGCAGAAGGCTCTTGCCCGCCTCGGGGAATCAGAAAAATATACCGTAATTAAAGGGCTTGGTATTCTGGTTCAGGCCATTAAACAAAAATAG
- a CDS encoding sulfite exporter TauE/SafE family protein — MLLSAVLSSLGLSFVFALGGVGAAAALVQVFHSIGMMLSAARPLGLLINTLSLSGATYINIRKGEIRLFDWWSLIGASIISAPVGAYVSVMIPEKILLLVFGLFLAISGLVMLSGKKTEGGRETVSFRGQLVLGALSGFISGLLGVGSGGVIVPVLGLLKFQPKRIAVITALTVPVSSFSGFLAYLQMSGIDWRMAVGCGVAALVGGLMGTRFMHQRLSQTAVRKFLALILIAMAVKIIFI; from the coding sequence ATGCTTCTGTCTGCGGTTCTTTCTTCTTTGGGGTTGAGCTTTGTTTTTGCCCTTGGCGGAGTGGGCGCTGCTGCGGCTTTGGTGCAGGTTTTCCATAGCATTGGAATGATGCTCAGTGCGGCACGTCCTTTGGGGCTGCTTATAAACACTTTGAGTCTTTCCGGGGCCACTTATATCAACATCCGCAAAGGAGAAATCAGGTTGTTTGACTGGTGGTCGCTGATAGGGGCTTCGATCATCAGTGCTCCTGTGGGGGCATACGTTTCGGTCATGATTCCGGAAAAGATACTTTTATTAGTCTTCGGGCTGTTTCTCGCCATTTCCGGGTTGGTGATGCTTTCCGGAAAAAAGACAGAGGGCGGAAGGGAAACGGTATCTTTCCGGGGGCAATTAGTTCTGGGCGCATTGTCCGGTTTTATTTCCGGCCTGCTCGGAGTAGGGAGCGGGGGAGTTATCGTTCCGGTCTTGGGATTATTGAAATTCCAGCCCAAAAGGATTGCCGTGATCACAGCCTTGACCGTTCCCGTGTCGTCCTTTTCCGGATTTCTGGCCTATTTGCAGATGAGTGGGATAGATTGGAGAATGGCCGTCGGGTGCGGGGTGGCAGCCTTGGTTGGTGGGCTTATGGGAACCCGGTTTATGCATCAGCGGCTGTCGCAGACTGCTGTGCGTAAATTCCTTGCCCTGATTTTGATTGCTATGGCCGTTAAAATTATATTCATATAA
- a CDS encoding rhodanese-like domain-containing protein yields MDSILAEMDFETLAHGEFTASPAALQTMIDKEKVLILDVRTDVEAMHCEYPFAIRIPLQHLPDRVGELPEDKMIITLAASPFQAAVGFLFLRQSGFEEVKTLVAGTEQLASILKPAPLLMNQFPKLDVMSKR; encoded by the coding sequence ATGGATAGCATCTTAGCTGAAATGGATTTCGAAACATTGGCTCATGGCGAGTTTACTGCATCTCCGGCTGCTTTGCAGACAATGATCGATAAAGAAAAGGTTTTGATCCTTGATGTGCGCACTGACGTGGAAGCCATGCATTGTGAATATCCTTTTGCAATCAGGATTCCCCTGCAGCATCTGCCGGACAGGGTAGGCGAGTTGCCGGAAGACAAAATGATCATAACCTTGGCGGCCTCTCCGTTTCAGGCGGCTGTCGGATTTCTTTTCCTGCGTCAGAGCGGATTTGAAGAGGTTAAAACTCTGGTTGCCGGAACAGAGCAACTTGCCTCTATTCTGAAGCCTGCGCCTTTGCTCATGAATCAGTTTCCGAAACTGGATGTAATGAGCAAGAGATAA